One genomic segment of Procambarus clarkii isolate CNS0578487 chromosome 34, FALCON_Pclarkii_2.0, whole genome shotgun sequence includes these proteins:
- the LOC138370908 gene encoding aggrecan core protein-like produces the protein MTAPCSLADEAHHDSSLVDVSHHDSSLVDVSHHDSSLVDVSHHDSSLVDVAHHDSSLVDVSHHDSSLVDVAHHDSSLVDVSHHDSSLVDVSHHDSSLVDVSHHDSSLVDVSHHDSSLVDVSHHDSSLVDEAHHDSSLVDVSHHDSSLVDVSHHDSSLVDVSHHDSSLVDEAHHDSSLVDVSHHDSSLVDEAHHDSSLVDEAHHDSSLVDVSHHDSSLVDEAHHDSSLVDEAHHDSSLVDEAHHDSSLVDVSHHDSSLVDEAHHDSSLVDEAHHDSSLVDVSHHDSSLVDEAHHDSSLVDEAHHDSSLVDVSHHDSSLVDEAHHDSSLVDVSHHYSSLVDEAHHDSSLVDVSHHDSSLVDEAHHDSSLVDEAHHDSSLVDEAHHDSSLVDVSHHDSSLDDEAHHDSSLVDVSHHDSSLVDEAHHDSSLVDEAHHDSSLVDEAHHDSSLVDVSHHDSSLVDVSHHDSSLVDVSHHDSSLVDVSHHDSSLVDVSHHDSSLVDEAHHDSSLVDVVTP, from the exons ATGACAGCTCCCTG CTCCCTGGCCGATGAAGCACACCATGACAGCTCCCTGGTCGATGTATCACACCATGACAGCTCCCTGGTCGATGTATCACACCATGACAGCTCCCTGGTCGATGTATCACACCATGACAGCTCCCTGGTCGATGTAGCACACCATGACAGCTCCCTGGTCGATGTATCACACCATGACAGCTCCCTGGTCGATGTAGCACACCATGACAGCTCCCTGGTCGATGTATCACACCATGACAGCTCCCTGGTCGATGTATCACACCATGACAGCTCCCTGGTCGATGTATCACACCATGACAGCTCCCTGGTCGATGTATCACACCATGACAGCTCCCTGGTCGATGTATCACACCATGACAGCTCCCTGGTCGATGAAGCACACCATGACAGCTCCCTGGTCGATGTATCACACCATGACAGCTCCCTGGTCGATGTATCACACCATGACAGCTCCCTGGTCGATGTATCACACCATGACAGCTCCCTGGTCGATGAAGCACACCATGACAGCTCCCTGGTCGATGTATCACACCATGACAGCTCCCTGGTCGATGAAGCACACCATGACAGCTCCCTGGTCGATGAAGCACACCATGACAGCTCCCTGGTCGATGTATCACACCATGACAGCTCCCTGGTCGATGAAGCACACCATGACAGCTCCCTGGTCGATGAAGCACACCATGACAGCTCCCTGGTCGATGAAGCACACCATGACAGCTCCCTGGTCGATGTATCACACCATGACAGCTCCCTGGTCGATGAAGCACACCATGACAGCTCCCTGGTCGATGAAGCACACCATGACAGCTCCCTGGTCGATGTATCACACCATGACAGCTCCCTGGTCGATGAAGCACACCATGACAGCTCCCTGGTCGATGAAGCACACCATGACAGCTCCCTGGTCGATGTATCACACCATGACAGCTCCCTGGTCGATGAAGCACACCATGACAGCTCCCTGGTCGATGTGTCACACCATTACAGCTCCCTGGTCGATGAAGCACACCATGACAGCTCCCTGGTCGATGTATCACACCATGACAGCTCCCTGGTCGATGAAGCACACCATGACAGCTCCCTGGTCGATGAAGCACACCATGACAGCTCCCTGGTCGATGAAGCACACCATGACAGCTCCCTGGTCGATGTATCACACCATGACAGCTCCCTGGACGATGAAGCACACCATGACAGCTCCCTGGTCGATGTATCACACCATGACAGCTCCCTGGTCGATGAAGCACACCATGACAGCTCCCTGGTCGATGAAGCACACCATGACAGCTCCCTGGTCGATGAAGCACACCATGACAGCTCCCTGGTCGATGTATCACACCATGACAGCTCCCTGGTCGATGTATCACACCATGACAGCTCCCTGGTCGATGTATCACACCATGACAGCTCCCTGGTCGATGTATCACACCATGACAGCTCCCTGGTCGATGTATCACACCATGACAGCTCCCTGGTCGATGAAGCACACCATGACAGCTCCCTGGTCGATGTAGTCACACCATGA